In a single window of the Canis lupus dingo isolate Sandy chromosome 18, ASM325472v2, whole genome shotgun sequence genome:
- the CD81 gene encoding CD81 antigen isoform X2, protein MMFVGFLGCYGAIQESQCLLGTFFTCLVILFACEVAAGIWGFVNKDQIAKDVKQFYDQALQQAVVDDEANNAKAVVKTFHETLNCCGSSTLSALTTSMLKNSLCPSGSNVISNLFKEDCHQKIDDLFSGKLYLIGIAAIVVAVIMIFEMILSMVLCCGIRNSSVY, encoded by the exons ATGATGTTCGTTGGGTTCCTGGGCTGCTATGGggccatccaggagtcccagtgCCTGCTGGGGACG TTCTTCACCTGCCTCGTCATCCTGTTCGCCTGTGAAGTAGCTGCCGGCATCTGGGGCTTTGTCAACAAAGACCAG ATCGCCAAGGATGTGAAGCAATTCTACGACCAGGCTCTGCAGCAGGCCGTGGTGGACGACGAAGCCAACAATGCCAAGGCCGTGGTGAAGACCTTCCATGAGACG CTCAACTGCTGTGGCTCCAGCACGCTCTCCGCGCTCACCACCTCCATGCTCAAGAACAGCCTGTGTCCCTCTGGCAGCAACGTCATTAGCAACTTGTTCAAG GAGGACTGCCACCAGAAGATCGATGACCTCTTCTCGGGGAAGCTGTACCTCATTGGCATTGCAGCCATCGTGGTGGCCGTGATCATG ATCTTCGAGATGATCCTGAGCATGGTGCTCTGCTGCGGCATCCGGAACAGCTCCGTGTACTGA